A genome region from Penicillium psychrofluorescens genome assembly, chromosome: 3 includes the following:
- a CDS encoding uncharacterized protein (ID:PFLUO_004900-T1.cds;~source:funannotate) yields MDFILQDGLIIVTRAEENRRGAWMVRLFLDDQETGFWEDASIDDQELRFDTFTDELTANLGYDPTLHDIRWETEAKSLSTTLPTTLSAAKPASFVVRTHNAWVTAMITMQNSHPHVPSENDAPSVCTFMIVHKNQMGN; encoded by the coding sequence ATGGATTTCATTCTTCAAGATGGTCTGATTATCGTGACTCGCGCAGAAGAGAACCGACGCGGTGCCTGGATGGTCCGTCTCTTCCTCGACGATCAGGAGACCGGATTTTGGGAGGACGCCTCGATCGACGACCAGGAGCTCAGGTTCGACACTTTCACCGACGAGCTCACTGCCAACCTGGGTTACGATCCCACTCTCCATGACATCCGCTGGGAGACCGAGGCCAAGAGCCTCTCTACTACTCTGCCCACTACTCTGTCGGCTGCCAAGCCCGCTTCCTTTGTGGTCAGGACCCATAATGCCTGGGTTACTGCTATGATCACCATGCAGAACTCTCACCCGCATGTGCCCAGTGAGAATGACGCGCCTTCGGTCTGCACTTTCATGATCGTGCACAAGAATCAGATGGGTAACTAG
- a CDS encoding uncharacterized protein (ID:PFLUO_004901-T1.cds;~source:funannotate), with protein sequence MTKRRYWNSLGIGADIPLQNIVTARLRDIVREFGALETPITTPEARVGLREPIRAAMHRFGQAVRRAYHDDPESALNRLVEIAIEQMHASNRHTTMPDTANLVGLVRTGQARQSQLQAEIDKLRNKIAIQQDVNSKLHDQIRHHVYTVEQLEQKLHPHVQAAVLAPHALHNDRVTIAREARSLSTVQLSEFLRDKRDVYADGTLDHGQMSWDAFRQCLRAKFGFDPDLEEIRVYLPMAVADPLNASPSPPNTPQMWMVVDGYQSWMMALARMQGAAVLSERVNMVRARVEKTFCITEKIPGIVRRMAQARARAERKATEKAVRAAAAAAAAQAAN encoded by the exons ATGACCAAGCGCCGCTACTGGAACTCGCTGGGCATCGGCGCAGACATCCCCCTGCAGAACATCGTCACTGCCCGTCTGCGCGATATCGTCCGCGAGTTCGGAGCCCTCGAAAcccccatcaccacccccgaGGCCCGCGTCGGGCTGCGGGAGCCCATCAGGGCCGCAATGCACCGCTTCGGCCAAGCCGTCCGCCGCGCCTACCACGACGACCCCGAGTCCGCCCTGAACCGTCTCGTCGAGATCGCCATCGAGCAGATGCACGCCTCCAACCGCCACACCACCATGCCGGACACGGCCAATCTCGTGGGCCTGGTCCGCACCGGCCAGGCGCGCCAGAGCCAGCtgcaggccgagatcgacaAGCTGCGCAACAAGATCGCGATCCAGCAGGACGTGAACAGCAAGCTGCACGACCAGATCAGGCACCACGTGTACACggtcgagcagctggagcagaaGCTGCACCCGCACGTCCAGGCCGCGGTCCTCGCGCCGCACGCTCTGCACAACGACAGAGTCACCATCGCCCGCGAGGCCCGCAGCCTGAGCACCGTCCAGCTATCCGAGTTCCTCCGTGACAAGCGCGACGTCTACGCCGACGGCACCCTGGACCACGGCCAGATGAGCTGGGACGCCTTCAGACAGTGCCTGCGGGCCAAGTTCGGCTTCGACCCGGACCTCGAGGAAATCCGCGTCTACCTGCCCATGGCGGTTGCCGACCCGCTCAATGCTAGCCCTAGTCCGCCCAACACGCCTCAGATGTGGATGGTCGTCGATGGATACCAATCCTGGatgatggcgctggcgcgCATGCAGGGCGCCGCTGTGCTGTCGGAGCGGGTGAATATGGTCCGCGCGCGCGTGGAGAAGACTTTCTGCATTACGGAGAAGATTCCGGGGATTGTGAGGAGGATGGCACAGGCTAGGGCCAGAGCGGAGCGGAAAGCGACTGAGAAAGCGGTTcgggctgctgccgccgctgccgctgcccaggctg CGAACTAG
- a CDS encoding uncharacterized protein (ID:PFLUO_004902-T1.cds;~source:funannotate), with protein MSDSRAEDDESTPSPSTPLRRERAPTITIDTSAVSTPDNAHPPIQILPGPPQASLQLSTETVDATDTSALLHNGNVSPTDLRSSGSIHSSASFENPRRESKDRDSRPTSPHNVSSPKSKTPETHSNFLAVPGTRSRGNSLESEDTSQTSSTYGGDTYVQTTSRSDITNYTNVDDEDALKPDPDRESEFVVEDNKFAFSPGQLNKLLNPKSLGALYALGGLRGLEKGLRTNVQSGLSADETVLDGTIDFNDAVSTDSRPKSASPSPTSPTGENRPGTSGTNKEKAPERFSDRRRIYGDNRLPERKLKSIWELAWIAYNDKVLILLTIAAVVSLAVGIPQSIHPQNGEPGVEWVEGLAIIIAIVVVVVVGAANDWQKERQFAKLNKKKENRLVKVMRSGKTEEISVYDILVGDVVYLEPGDMVPVDGILINGHDVKFDESSATGESDLLRKTGGDDVYKAIEHHEDLRKMDPFIVSGGKVSEGMGMFLVTATGVHSTHGRTMMSLQEEGETTPLQTKLNVLAEYIAKLGLAAGLLLFVVLFIKFLVRLKDMDGGADVKGQAFLQIFIVAVTIVVVAVPEGLPLAVTLALAFATTRMIKDNNLVRFLKACETMGNATTICSDKTGTLTENKMSVVSATLGTASRFGDKRDGSSDQSDGVSASEFVSTLSSPVKDLLLKSIALNSTAFEGEQEGVKTFIGSKTETALLSFAREFLGMGPPSEERANAKFVQMFPFDSGRKCMAVVIRMENGKHRMLVKGAAEILTSNSTRILRDPTKDLSEVSVDDETRTTLENITENYASRSLRCIGLVYRDYEQWPPRGFPTQENDRNLAVFEPLFKDMTLLGIFGIQDPVRQGVAEAVNVCQRAGVFVRMVTGDNLTTAKAIAQECGIYTPGGVAIEGPRFRRLSPRQMNQLIPRLQVIARSSPEDKKILVTQLKKLGETVAVTGDGTNDAQALKTADVGFAMGITGTEVAKEASDIILMDDNFASIVKAMSWGRTVSDAVKKFLQFQITVNITAVVLTFVSAVASSSEDSVLSAVQLLWVNLIMDTFAALALATDPPLPYVLNRRPESKSMPLITLTMWKMIIGQAIYQLVVTFVLNFAGMSIFPWDEGHMQTVVFNTFVFMQIFNQYNSRRIDNNLNILEGVLKNKWFIGIQFIIIGGQVLIAFVGGAAFSVSRLDKGSYWAVSLVLGAISVPIGIIIRLIPDEFIRKLIPHLWHRKQRPEVVVSDEDRRYEWNPALEEIRDQLTFIKRVRGGRLRHIKHKLQNPQELLPRSRSNSRSRDSPPPTPGNEDNGSPTPQPATPESRSRRNTRSRSNSTFGPAAAMAGVIAGSIAGWSPIERPQDTAFPASSPHAGLARQEGIEIHPETAADDRIVNEYPTQSNMPPSQNPDLVPFFEHAPPASSDRAPSSRGRRSLSQRSRSSQSQSHV; from the coding sequence ATGTCCGACTCGCGagcagaggacgacgagTCAACCCCGTCTCCCTCCACGCCGCTCCGCCGGGAACGAGCTCCGACCATCACCATTGACACGTCCGCCGTGAGCACCCCGGATAACGCCCACCCCCcgatccagatcctcccgGGTCCGCCACAGGCCTCGCTCCAGCTCTCCACCGAAACGGTCGATGCCACCGACACGAGCGCCCTGCTCCACAACGGCAATGTCTCTCCCACCGACCTGCGGTCCTCAGGATCCATCCACTCCAGTGCCTCGTTCGAGAACCCACGGCGCGAGTCGAAGGATCGAGATAGTCGACCAACCTCGCCACATAATGTCTCCTCGCCCAAGTCCAAGACCCCCGAGACCCATTCCAATTTCCTCGCCGTGCCCGGGACGCGCTCGCGCGGCAATTCGTTAGAGTCCGAGGACACCAGCCAAACTTCCAGCACGTACGGCGGAGACACCTACGTGCAGACCACCTCCCGATCTGATATCACCAATTATACCAATGTCGATGACGAGGACGCGCTCAAGCCCGATCCGGACCGCGAGTCCGAGTTCGTCGTGGAGGATAACAAGTTCGCTTTCTCGCCGGGCCAACTGAACAAACTGCTGAATCCCAAGAGTCTGGGCGCATTATACGCTCTCGGGGGACTGCGCGGGTTGGAAAAGGGGTTACGGACGAATGTGCAAAGTGGACTGAGTGCGGATGAAACGGTATTGGATGGCACAATCGACTTCAATGATGCGGTTTCGACCGATTCCAGGCCCAAGTCGGCGTCGCCATCACCAACCTCGCCAACTGGGGAGAACCGGCCCGGGACGTCAGGAACAAATAAGGAGAAGGCGCCAGAACGGTTTTCCGATCGGAGGCGCATATATGGCGATAACCGATTGCCAGAGAGAAAACTGAAATCAATTTGGGAGCTGGCCTGGATTGCGTATAACGACAAGGTGCTGATCCTGCTGACCATCGCTGCGGTCGTTTCCCTTGCTGTGGGAATCCCGCAGTCAATCCATCCGCAGAACGGCGAGCCCGGTGTGGAGTGGGTGGAAGGCCTGGCGATTATCATTGCcattgtggttgtggttgtggtcgGTGCTGCCAACGACTGGCAAAAGGAACGACAGTTTGCCAAGctcaacaagaagaaagagaaccGACTGGTCAAGGTCATGCGGTCCGGGAAGACGGAGGAAATTTCCGTCTATGACATTCTGGTCGGCGATGTGGTATACCTGGAACCGGGCGACATGGTGCCCGTGGACGGAATCTTGATCAACGGTCACGATGTCAAGTTTGATGAGTCTTCGGCAACGGGCGAGTCAGATCTGCTCCGGAAAactggtggtgatgatgtctATAAGGCGATCGAACACCACGAAGACCTGAGAAAGATGGATCCCTTTATTGTGTCGGGCGGCAAAGTGTCCGAAGGCATGGGAATGTTTCTGGTCACTGCTACCGGTGTTCACTCGACCCACGGCCGGACGATGATGTCTCtccaggaagaaggcgagaCCACCCCTTTGCAGACAAAGCTGAATGTGCTGGCCGAATACATTGCGAAGCTTGGTCTCGCCGCGGGCCTGCTGTTGTTCGTGGTGCTTTTCATCAAattcctcgtccgactcAAGGACATggacggcggcgccgacgtCAAAGGCCAGGCCTTCCTTCAGATCTTCATTGTGGCCGTCACCATTGTCGTCGTGGCCGTACCGGAAGGCCTCCCACTCGCGGTCACGCTTGCTCTCGCCTTTGCCACGACGAGAATGATCAAAGATAACAACCTGGTGCGCTTCCTCAAGGCGTGCGAGACCATGGGCAATGCCACAACCATCTGCTCCGACAAGACCGGAACACTCACAGAAAACAAAATGAGCGTTGTCTCTGCGACTCTCGGCACTGCCTCGAGGTTTGGGGACAAGCGTGATGGTTCATCCGATCAGTCGGACGGGGTTTCTGCTTCTGAGTTCGTGTCCACGCTTTCGTCGCCTGTGAAGGATCTCCTACTCAAGTCAATCGCGCTCAACTCGACTGCCTTCGAAGGCGAGCAAGAAGGGGTGAAGACGTTTATCGGATCTAAAACTGAGACTGCGCTTCTTTCCTTTGCCCGAGAATTCCTAGGTATGGGTCCACCGAGCGAGGAGCGCGCAAACGCCAAGTTTGTGCAGATGTTCCCGTTCGACTCTGGCCGCAAATGCATGGCCGTGGTCATCCGGATGGAAAATGGAAAACATCGCATGCTGGTGAAGGGTGCCGCAGAAATCTTGACTTCCAATTCCACTCGCATCTTGCGTGATCCTACCAAGGACCTGTCCGAGGTGTCGGTGGATGACGAAACCCGGACCACGCTGGAGAACATTACGGAAAATTATGCGTCGCGATCTCTGAGATGCATTGGCCTGGTGTACCGTGACTACGagcaatggcctcctcgtGGGTTCCCGACTCAGGAAAACGACCGTAATTTGGCGGTTTTCGAACCTCTCTTCAAGGACATGACGTTGCTCGGCATCTTTGGCATTCAGGACCCCGTCCGACAAGGAGTTGCCGAAGCCGTCAATGTGTGTCAGCGGGCTGGAGTGTTTGTGCGGATGGTGACAGGTGACAATCTCACGACGGCCAAAGCCATTGCCCAAGAGTGTGGCATCTACACCCCCGGTGGTGTTGCCATTGAAGGCCCCCGGTTTCGTCGGTTGAGTCCACGTCAAATGAACCAACTCATTCCACGGCTGCAGGTCATTGCGCGGTCAAGTCCAGAAGACAAGAAGATTCTGGTCACTCAACTCAAGAAGTTGGGAGAGACGGTCGCTGTGACGGGAGATGGAACCAACGACGCGCAGGCCCTCAAAACCGCCGATGTTGGCTTTGCCATGGGTATTACCGGGACTGAGGTCGCCAAGGAAGCGTCCGATATCATTCTGATGGATGACAACTTTGCCTCGATCGTCAAGGCCATGTCATGGGGTCGCACTGTGAGCGACGCTGTCAAGAAGTTTCTCCAATTCCAAATCACTGTCAACATCACGGCTGTCGTCCTGACTTTCGTGTCGGCCgtggccagcagcagcgaggaTTCGGTTCTCAGTGCGGTTCAGCTGTTGTGGGTCAACCTCATCATGGACACTTTCGCGGCTTTGGCTTTGGCGACGGATCCTCCGTTGCCATATGTTCTCAACCGCAGACCCGAGTCCAAGTCGATGCCCCTGATCACTCTGACAATgtggaagatgatcatcGGACAGGCCATCTATCAGTTGGTTGTGACGTTCGTGCTCAACTTTGCTGGCATGTCTATCTTCCCTTGGGATGAAGGTCATATGCAGACGGTTGTGTTCAACACCTTTGTCTTCATGCAGATCTTCAACCAGTACAACAGCCGCCGCATTGACAACAACCTCAACATCTTGGAGGGTGTTCTCAAGAACAAGTGGTTCATCGGTAtccaattcatcatcatTGGCGGTCAAGTGCTGATCGCGTTTGTTGGTGGCGCGGCGTTTTCCGTATCGCGCCTCGACAAGGGCTCCTACTGGGCTGTCAGCTTGGTTCTGGGTGCCATTTCGGTGCCAATTGGGATAATTATCCGCCTTATCCCCGACGAATTCATCCGAAAACTCATCCCACACCTCTGGCACCGCAAACAGCGCCCCGAAGTTGTTGTTTCGGACGAAGACCGTCGCTATGAATGGAACCCAGCCCTCGAAGAGATCCGCGACCAACTGACCTTCATCAAGAGGGTTCGCGGAGGACGACTGCGACATATCAAGCACAAGCTCCAGAATCCGCAAGAATTGCTGCCTCGCTCACGCAGCAACTCCCGCTCTCGTGATTCTCCCCCACCCACCCCGGGCAACGAAGACAACGGCAGCCCGACTCCTCAGCCAGCCACACCGGAGTCTCGATCCCGCCGCAACACACGCTCCCGATCCAACTCGACATTCGGCCCTGctgccgccatggccggtgTCATCGCCGGCAGTATCGCCGGCTGGTCACCCATCGAGCGCCCCCAAGACACGGccttcccagccagcagTCCTCACGCAGGCTTGGCCCGGCAAGAAGGCATCGAAATCCACCCCGAAACTGCTGCGGACGACCGCATCGTCAACGAGTACCCTACTCAGTCGAATATGCCGCCCAGCCAGAACCCGGATCTCGTGCCTTTCTTCGAACATGCGCCCCCGGCCTCGTCGGATCGGGCGCCCTCCAGCCGTGGCCGGCGGTCTCTATCTCAGCGCTCGAGGTcgagccagagccagtcgCACGTCTAA
- a CDS encoding uncharacterized protein (ID:PFLUO_004903-T1.cds;~source:funannotate) — translation MPNPISTHGFTAVPASATTLLTSTPAYPAPTSPPSPIPVTSTPIPNTPLAQRINSYAKTRLPEPTYHYSLRVYHYGLAIKQYRFAAHADWQFSDETYFLACVLHDIGTTEENITATHLSFEFFGGMLAMDVLRNTSIHNPGGDGPGGAPAGVASRDQAESVVEAIIRHQDLCEVGKITALGQLLQLATIFDNTGTYADLVHEDTIKDVCAQFPRHHWSGCFAATIRRENGLKPWAHTTALGEEAFPAKVLGNTLMEPYE, via the exons ATGCCCAATCCCATATCCACCCACGGCTTCACTGCCGTTCCCGCTTCCGCGACAACACTCCTCACGTCAACACCCGCCTACCCAGCACCAACCAGCCCACCAAGCCCAATCCCGGTCACCTCGACGCCAATCCCCAACACACCACTGGCACAGCGCATCAACAGCTACGCCAAAACGCGTCTCCCCGAGCCGACATACCACTACTCACTGCGCGTGTACCACTACGGGCTCGCGATCAAGCAGTACCGGTTCGCCGCACACGCAGACTGGCAATTTTCCGATGAGACGTACTTCCTTGCATGCGTGCTGCATGATATCGGGACCACGGAGGAGAACATCACCGCCACGCATTTGAGCTTCGAGTTCTTCGGCGGGATGCTGGCTATGGATGTTCTTCGGAATACTTCTATCCACAATCCCGGCGGAGATGGCCCGGGCGGAGCTCCGGCTGGTGTGGCGTCGCGCGACCAGGCTGAGAGCGTGGTCGAGGCGATTATCCGACACCAGGATTTATGCGAGGTCGGGAAGATCACCGCACTGGGCCAGCTACTACAGTTGGCGACCATCTTTG ACAACACGGGCACCTATGCTGATCTGGTCCACGAGGACACCATCAAGGACGTCTGCGCCCAGTTTCCGCGTCACCACTGGAGCGGCTGCTTCGCGGCGACCATTCGGCGGGAGAATGGCCTGAAGCCGTGGGCGCATACCACGGCGTTGGGCGAGGAGGCTTTTCCGGCCAAGGTGTTGGGGAATACGCTGATGGAGCCGTATGAGTAG
- a CDS encoding uncharacterized protein (ID:PFLUO_004904-T1.cds;~source:funannotate) encodes MAPLTRSAASGPSLRQAARAPPKAHDVIDIDDEEESVEEDEDEILDDEEEQYGDEDEEMDETMDDVTGDEDTESGVPLLEPRLKSVSGLLSKTQNSPELFTATSAQEALQPLRRTADRVTRQIEAFADKLDQFKRKNTTDEFQNVQAAYKLVEGYRDLAQNAMQDIQKQQTLKRAKMGYRSSGSHDTKTEEELQRLQLEVDTWRLLLNLISIDDPASRAAFKEGRQAAFQNLHRYSSDREVWEEFLAADQYGLECVVAMRWLEETSKTGNQDLDLLITDMEAQAERGQGLWAHGWLFTKEAIKGHKRLRAWPQPLDPNEPGVSRALLSNDKQKPLITQLDPDALTRQKQGLQKQDEFYERATWMTCWKMLRQGENWTKIRDWARGRMENWRAVSLCGSSVDDSHGVNTRTPADDGMTRMMNSRSNESWRAACSALTRSPNTDDFQRAVYALLCGETEAAAKVCRSWDDYLYVYFNRVVLSRYQGFCQQFQRKLSHSPNTPVAYKPEPAGHTDLQKFLQYLRGNDQVGGEALNPFRNLQAAILSKGYDSYFSTLAQAVSQVSTNKFGAASIVPELARSPVDEAFLIASEDEEALKIATHIYVVVNSIGYASADSQFLEMASVIVAGYIANLEEMGLYDRIPLYASLLPTEMAHSVFSKILIDIVDPAQRKQQLRLMQKHGIDVEAVLDVQWAWLSAKVPTIERASAVTGYSRVRRQKDGLVLNPVKKDLIGTDITDEDEKMIRSLEWVRSSNNQFLKIAERCAWLYRKFFVAGKLAAARELARRMPIGDISQETFGSDIFQFPPQEDDSGEGSGPSKSRKNSIHRRSLSGSNGVAQPKPTGLYTTYLRSAKTSDLETLIAGFDTLEQFAVLHEQISKTKRRRDSGTLQALFGDMSDVMRDIEVNIGCVVDDEWLVESPDMDEEKDFAYIRRTYLPELLLDYHNALYYASSTLGEGNLLTQCMTVSIWIAGKPHLTRSFTESKRMAELVEVLACSSKAMVLDKTMKDRYLESGQYPFIWKVKAEDEGGSVEPE; translated from the exons atggcgccGCTGACTCGCTCTGCGGCTTCGGGTCCTAGTTTACGCCAG GCTGCCCGTGCTCCGCCCAAGGCACACGATGTTATCGacatcgacgacgaggaggagtctgtcgaggaagacgaggacgagatcctcgacgacgaagaggagcAATACGgggacgaggatgaggaaatGGACGAGACGATGGACGACGTGAccggcgacgaggacacGGAATCCGGCGTCCCTCTCCTTGAGCCCCGTCTCAAGTCGGTTTCCGGGCTGCTGAGCAAGACTCAAA ATTCCCCCGAGCTGTTTACGGCCACGAGCGCCCAGGAAGCATTGCAACCCCTTCGCCGGACCGCCGACCGCGTCACTCGCCAGATCGAAGCCTTCGCGGACAAACTCGATCAATTCAAGCGGAAGAACACGACAGATGAGTTCCAAAATGTCCAGGCCGCGTACAAGCTCGTGGAGGGCTATCGCGACCTGGCGCAGAACGCCATGCAGGACATCCAAAAACAACAAACCCTGAAACGAGCCAAGATGGGGTATCGGTCGAGCGGGTCGCATGACACCAAGACCGAAGAGGAGCTGCAACGGCTGCAGTTGGAGGTCGACACCTGGCGCCTCTTGCTCAACCTCATCAGTATTGACGACCCCGCCAGCCGGGCTGCTTTCAAGGAAGGCCGGCAGGCGGCCTTCCAGAATCTCCACCGGTACTCGTCCGACCGCGAGGTCTGGGAGGAGTTCTTGGCCGCGGACCAGTACGGTCTCGAGTGCGTGGTCGCCATGCGATGGCTGGAGGAGACGTCGAAGACCGGAAACCAAGATCTTGATCTGCTGATCACCGACATGGAAGCTCAAGCGGAAAGAGGCCAGGGTTTATGGGCGCATGGATGGCTCTTCACCAAGGAAGCGATCAAGGGACACAAACGCCTGCGCGCGTGGCCGCAACCTCTGGATCCGAACGAGCCGGGGGTCTCGCGTGCTCTGCTGAGCAACGACAAGCAGAAGCCCTTGATCACCCAGCTGGACCCCGACGCGCTCACTCGGCAAAAGCAGGGTCTTCAGAAGCAGGATGAGTTCTATGAGCGCGCCACCTGGATGACGTGCTGGAAGATGTTGAGACAGGGCGAGAACTGGACCAAAATCCGCGACTGGGCTCGGGGCCGCATGGAGAATTGGAGAGCAGTCAGCCTGTGTGGTTCCAGCGTGGACGACTCTCATGGTGTCAACACTCGAACGcctgccgatgatggcatgACTCGCATGATGAACAGCCGCTCGAACGAGTCGTGGCGTGCCGCCTGCTCGGCTCTGACGCGCAGTCCCAACACGGATGACTTCCAGCGTGCCGTGTATGCGCTGCTCTGCGGTGAGACCGAGGCTGCCGCCAAGGTCTGTCGGAGCTGGGATGACTACCTCTACGTTTACTTCAATCGCGTCGTGCTGTCACGCTACCAGGGATTCTGCCAGCAATTCCAACGGAAGCTGAGCCATTCTCCCAACACACCTGTCGCCTATAAGCCGGAGCCAGCTGGACACACAGACCTGCAAAAGTTCCTCCAGTACCTGAGGGGCAATGATCAGGTCGGCGGCGAAGCGCTCAACCCCTTCCGCAACCTCCAGGCCGCCATCTTAAGCAAAGGATACGATTCATATTTCTCGACTCTCGCTCAGGCGGTTTCCCAAGTCAGTACCAACAAGTTCGGAGCAGCCTCCATCGTTCCGGAGCTGGCCCGTTCGCCAGTGGACGAGGCCTTCCTCATTGCTtccgaggacgaagaggcGTTGAAGATCGCTACTCACATCTACGTGGTGGTCAACTCCATTGGATACGCTTCCGCAGACTCTCAATTCTTGGAGATGGCGTCGGTGATCGTGGCCGGATACATTGCGAATCTGGAAGAGATGGGTCTCTATGACCGCATCCCGCTGTACGCCTCTCTCCTGCCGACGGAGATGGCTCATAGCGTCTTCTCGAAGATTTTGATCGATATCGTTGATCCCGCTCagcggaagcagcagctccggctcATGCAGAAGCATGGCATCGATGTCGAGGCTGTCCTCGACGTTCAATGGGCATGGCTAAGTGCAAAGGTGCCTACCATCGAGCGCGCCAGTGCCGTGACTGGGTATTCGCGGGTGAGACGGCAGAAAGATGGTCTCGTGCTGAACCCTGTCAAGAAGGATCTGATTGGGACGGACATcaccgacgaggacgaaAAGATGATCCGCAGTCTCGAGTGGGTTCGCTCGTCGAACAATCAATTCCTCAAGATCGCCGAGCGCTGTGCTTGGCTGTACCGGAAGTTCTTTG TTGCTGGCAAACTTGCCGCTGCTCGTGAATTGGCTCGGCGTATGCCCATAGGCGATATCTCACAGGAGACCTTCGGGTCCGATATCTTCCAGTTCCCGCCCCAGGAAGACGACTCCGGGGAAGGATCCGGTCCGAGTAAGTCGCGGAAGAACAGTATTCACCGACGGAGCTTATCGGGCTCCAACGGCGTTGCACAACCGAAGCCGACTGGCCTGTATACGACATATCTGCGATCTGCCAAGACTTCCGATCTGGAGACTTTGATCGCTGGATTCGACACGCTGGAACAGTTTGCCGTTTTGCATGAGCAGATCTCCAA GACCAAACGCCGTCGAGACTCCGGCACTCTTCAGGCCCTTTTTGGCGACATGTCTGATGTGATGCGAGATATCGAAGTCAACATCGGATGTGTGGTTGATGACGAGTGGCTGGTTGAGAGCCCCGACA tggacgaagagaaagacTTCGCGTACATCCGCCGGACCTACCTCCCCGAATTGCTGCTCGACTACCACAACGCGTTGTACTACGCCAGCAGCACCCTAGGAGAAGGGAATCTCCTCACGCAGTGCATGACCGTTTCGATCTGGATCGCCGGCAAACCTCACCTCACCCGCAGCTTCACCGAATCGAAGCGcatggccgagctggtcgaggtgCTTGCTTGTTCCAGCAAGGCGATGGTGCTCGACAAGACGATGAAGGACCGCTATTTGGAGTCCGGGCAGTACCCGTTCATCTGGAAGGTCAAGGCGGAGGACGAGGGTGGCAGTGTGGAGCCAGAGTAG
- a CDS encoding uncharacterized protein (ID:PFLUO_004905-T1.cds;~source:funannotate): MGNLKQDLAHDPPCHPRACAIQDCLTKNGYKEEKCQAQVDALYECCNAFYQARGDTASTVSCPKASLLRLKMKQRANDNNSSSS, from the exons ATG GGGAATCTCAAGCAGGATTTGGCCCATGATCCTCCCTGCCACCCGCGCGCC TGCGCCATCCAAG ACTGCCTGACCAAGAACGGCTACAAGGAGGAAAAGTGCCAGGCCCAGGTCGACGCCCTGTACGAATGCTGCAACGCCTTCTACCAGGCCCGAGGGGACACTGCGTCGACTGTGAGCTGTCCCAAGGCCAGCCTGCTGCGGCTAAAGATGAAGCAACGCGCGAACGATAAcaatagtagtagtagttgA
- a CDS encoding uncharacterized protein (ID:PFLUO_004906-T1.cds;~source:funannotate), with product MTEEGDKGGAPGETQHLNIKVTDNHNEVFFKIKRSTQLKKLMDAFCERQGKQIATVRFLFDGTRVRPEDTPDTLDMADGDTLEVHQEQIGG from the exons ATGACCGAAGAAGGAGACAAGGGAGGAGCGCCCGGGGAGACTCAGCACCTCAACATCAAGGTGACCGACAACCACAACGAAgtcttcttcaagatcaAGCGGTCCAcgcagctgaagaagctgatgGATGCCTTCTGCGAGCGCCAGGGCAAGCAGATTGCCACCGTTCGCTTCCTCTTTGACGGCACCCGCGTTCGACCAGAGGATACGCCTGACACG CTCGACATGGCTGATGGCGACACGTTGGAAGTCCACCAGGAGCAGATCGGAGGTTAA